In Paracoccus liaowanqingii, one DNA window encodes the following:
- a CDS encoding 4-oxalomesaconate tautomerase: MAKQHCIPVIIMRGGTSKGPYFHTDDLPADEATRDRVLLAAMGSPDVRQIDGIGGADTLTSKVAMVRPSVREGVDVDYLFAQVSVTEAVVDTGPSCGNILAGVGPFAIERGMVAATENQTRVVIYNENTASRIEAVVSTDGGAVDYDGDQAIAGVPGTAAAVRLNFMDIVGSKTSGLLPSGHLQEQIDGIAVTLIDVAVPMMILRAADLNKSGYETAAELDADRDFFARLEMMRLEAGRRMGLGDVTGKVIPKVAILAAPQNGGHIAARYFVPHKAHAAFAVTGALCVATVSVLEGSVSDGLAQRPAGEDREILIEHPSGMIDVALRTKGQAHDLQVVSAGAIRTARKLVTGEVFVPAAALTGG; this comes from the coding sequence ATGGCGAAACAGCACTGCATTCCCGTCATCATTATGCGCGGCGGTACTTCGAAGGGGCCGTATTTCCACACTGATGACCTTCCCGCCGATGAGGCCACCCGCGACCGCGTCCTGTTGGCCGCAATGGGTTCGCCAGATGTGCGCCAAATCGACGGCATCGGGGGTGCGGATACGCTGACCTCCAAGGTCGCGATGGTGCGGCCATCCGTGCGCGAGGGCGTGGACGTAGACTACCTGTTTGCGCAGGTGTCGGTGACCGAGGCCGTGGTCGACACAGGCCCATCCTGCGGCAACATCTTGGCCGGTGTTGGCCCCTTTGCCATCGAACGCGGCATGGTCGCCGCGACTGAAAACCAGACGCGGGTGGTGATCTATAACGAGAACACCGCCAGCCGAATTGAGGCAGTCGTCAGCACCGATGGCGGCGCGGTCGACTACGACGGAGATCAAGCCATTGCGGGGGTGCCGGGAACGGCAGCTGCGGTGAGGCTGAACTTCATGGACATCGTCGGCTCCAAGACTAGCGGGCTGCTGCCCTCGGGCCATCTGCAAGAACAAATTGACGGCATTGCGGTGACGCTGATCGACGTGGCCGTGCCGATGATGATCCTGCGCGCCGCCGATCTGAACAAGTCAGGCTATGAAACGGCGGCCGAACTGGACGCGGACCGTGATTTCTTTGCCAGGCTAGAGATGATGCGGCTAGAGGCCGGGCGCCGCATGGGCTTGGGCGACGTGACGGGCAAGGTGATCCCTAAGGTTGCCATCCTAGCCGCGCCGCAAAATGGCGGCCATATCGCCGCGCGCTATTTTGTGCCGCATAAAGCGCATGCTGCATTCGCGGTGACGGGCGCGCTGTGCGTGGCGACGGTGTCGGTACTGGAGGGATCGGTTTCAGATGGTTTAGCACAACGCCCGGCGGGCGAGGACCGGGAGATCCTGATCGAACATCCAAGCGGCATGATCGACGTGGCACTGCGCACCAAAGGCCAAGCCCACGACCTGCAGGTCGTCAGCGCGGGTGCGATCCGCACTGCGCGCAAGCTGGTCACCGGAGAGGTCTTCGTCCCCGCCGCCGCACTGACCGGGGGATAG
- a CDS encoding GntR family transcriptional regulator, producing the protein MIDESKGPQGQSAYRRLLGDIKSGQLVPGARLREAELASRFGISRTPVREAIRQLEADGLVTHQARQGATIRNLDYAEVIELYEMRSVLEGTAARLAARMAQRVEVKELTELNDALAASAPGGAAQELNRQFHRTLLDAARNRFLVKTMSALQKTLLILGPTTLADPTRPEAAATEHAAVIRAIADHDADSAETAMRTHVEAALNARIRAMRGREIPMEDE; encoded by the coding sequence ATGATCGACGAGTCCAAGGGCCCCCAGGGTCAATCCGCCTATCGGCGCCTACTTGGCGATATCAAATCGGGTCAGCTTGTGCCGGGCGCACGCTTGCGGGAGGCCGAACTGGCATCGCGATTTGGGATCTCGCGCACCCCCGTGCGCGAGGCGATCCGGCAGCTGGAGGCAGATGGACTGGTGACCCACCAGGCCCGGCAAGGCGCAACGATCCGCAACCTGGACTATGCTGAAGTCATTGAGCTTTACGAAATGCGATCCGTGCTGGAGGGTACGGCAGCAAGATTGGCAGCACGCATGGCGCAGCGCGTCGAGGTAAAAGAGTTGACCGAACTCAACGACGCGTTAGCCGCCAGCGCGCCCGGTGGCGCAGCGCAGGAACTTAACCGCCAGTTTCACCGCACCCTGCTGGACGCTGCACGCAACCGCTTCCTCGTCAAAACCATGAGCGCTTTACAGAAAACCTTGCTGATCCTGGGCCCTACCACGCTGGCGGACCCGACCCGGCCAGAAGCTGCTGCCACTGAGCATGCCGCCGTAATTCGTGCAATTGCGGACCATGATGCCGATTCAGCCGAGACGGCGATGCGCACCCATGTCGAAGCCGCCCTGAACGCCCGAATCCGAGCCATGCGCGGCCGCGAAATTCCAATGGAAGACGAATGA
- a CDS encoding AbrB family transcriptional regulator, with amino-acid sequence MKQPVRYKLLWSSLLYRAGTLALALVGAVTFHMLGLPLPFLFGPMSFCLVAALIGARLQGLGQVSVGARTILGVAVGASITPEVVSHIPQMALSVALVPLYVLLIGLIGVPFFRRLGFDAATSYYAAMPGGLQDMVIFGQEAGADVRALSLIHATRVAVLVTIAPVILVWLYDAPLTGAMGAPLRDFGTGQLAWMALSAIVGWKGGEYLGLFGASILGPMITTAALSMAGIITQRPPAEAIMLAQLFIGIGIGVQYVGVTLRELRVFVLSGLAFVMVLAVLAAAFTEFVVLTGLARPLEGFLAFAPGGQAELTVLAIVVGADLGFVVLHHLTRIVVVIMGAPLMARYMGVPRPAARKRRP; translated from the coding sequence ATGAAGCAGCCCGTCCGTTACAAGCTGTTGTGGTCGTCCCTGCTCTATCGTGCCGGAACACTTGCGCTGGCGCTTGTGGGAGCTGTGACCTTTCACATGCTCGGCCTTCCACTGCCTTTTCTTTTCGGGCCGATGTCGTTTTGTCTTGTCGCAGCACTTATCGGTGCACGGCTACAAGGATTGGGGCAGGTTTCGGTGGGGGCACGCACGATCTTGGGGGTCGCCGTCGGGGCGTCGATCACGCCCGAAGTCGTTAGCCATATCCCGCAGATGGCGCTGAGCGTCGCACTGGTGCCACTCTACGTGCTGTTGATTGGCCTCATTGGGGTGCCGTTTTTTCGCAGGTTGGGTTTCGACGCGGCGACATCCTACTACGCGGCCATGCCAGGCGGGCTGCAGGACATGGTTATTTTTGGGCAGGAGGCCGGGGCCGACGTCCGAGCGCTGTCGCTGATTCACGCCACGCGCGTTGCGGTGCTCGTCACCATCGCGCCGGTGATACTGGTCTGGTTGTACGACGCGCCACTAACGGGGGCGATGGGTGCGCCGTTGCGCGATTTCGGCACGGGCCAGCTAGCCTGGATGGCGCTTTCGGCGATCGTCGGCTGGAAGGGCGGCGAATATCTCGGCCTGTTCGGGGCATCAATCCTGGGGCCGATGATCACGACCGCGGCTCTGTCGATGGCCGGCATCATCACACAGCGCCCACCGGCCGAGGCTATCATGCTGGCCCAACTGTTCATCGGTATTGGCATCGGCGTGCAGTATGTCGGGGTCACCTTGCGCGAACTACGAGTGTTCGTCCTGTCAGGTCTGGCCTTCGTGATGGTGCTGGCGGTGCTGGCGGCAGCCTTCACTGAATTCGTTGTGCTGACCGGCCTCGCCCGCCCATTGGAGGGGTTCCTGGCCTTTGCCCCCGGCGGGCAGGCCGAATTGACGGTACTGGCCATCGTCGTGGGGGCCGATCTGGGCTTTGTCGTGCTGCACCACCTGACACGGATCGTGGTCGTCATCATGGGTGCGCCGCTGATGGCGCGCTACATGGGCGTGCCGCGCCCCGCTGCTCGAAAGCGCCGCCCCTAG
- a CDS encoding Bug family tripartite tricarboxylate transporter substrate binding protein codes for MKPTRRQILSAALLAALTIPATARAQEVDFTGKQIEWVIPLSEGGGTDVWARFLAPYLSRYLPGQPAVFIRNVPGGGSITGTNLFAARPRTDGTALIGTTGSTALPMLLGDTRVEYDFNRDFTPLLVSPSGGVAYLPPNLGVTSIDELAGLSDTELVYGSQGPTGLDIIPMLGFELLGLDVRHVFGMTGRGDGRLAFLRGEATIDYQTTSAYLANVVPMVEEGTAVPIFSWGVLNADGQIVRDPTFPDLPSFAEAYEAVHGAPPEGLAFEAFLALFGAGMSASKPAMLHIDTPEPIVEAYREAFAQALQDPELIARSAEILGEYEQGIGDNLAGMFRVATTISPEAREWAQTYLRDRYQIEF; via the coding sequence ATGAAACCAACCAGACGACAGATCCTATCGGCTGCCCTATTGGCCGCGCTGACCATCCCCGCCACCGCCCGTGCGCAGGAGGTCGACTTCACCGGTAAGCAGATCGAATGGGTCATACCGCTCAGCGAAGGTGGGGGGACCGATGTCTGGGCGCGGTTCCTGGCGCCCTATCTGTCGCGCTATCTTCCGGGGCAACCGGCGGTCTTTATCCGCAACGTGCCCGGCGGCGGCTCGATCACCGGCACGAACTTGTTCGCGGCGCGCCCGCGCACTGACGGGACCGCGCTGATCGGCACCACCGGATCGACAGCCCTTCCGATGCTACTAGGGGATACGCGGGTCGAATACGATTTTAACCGCGATTTCACGCCACTGCTGGTCTCCCCCTCGGGCGGGGTCGCATATCTGCCGCCTAACTTGGGGGTGACCTCGATCGACGAACTGGCAGGGCTGAGTGACACCGAACTGGTCTATGGCAGCCAGGGGCCCACTGGTCTGGACATCATCCCAATGCTGGGGTTCGAGTTGCTGGGCTTGGACGTGCGCCATGTCTTCGGAATGACCGGGCGCGGCGACGGGCGGCTGGCCTTCCTGCGCGGGGAGGCGACGATCGATTATCAGACAACTTCAGCCTATCTGGCCAATGTTGTACCGATGGTCGAGGAGGGGACCGCAGTGCCGATCTTTTCCTGGGGCGTACTGAATGCAGACGGACAGATCGTCCGCGATCCGACCTTCCCGGACCTTCCCAGTTTTGCAGAGGCCTATGAGGCTGTCCACGGCGCACCCCCCGAAGGCTTGGCATTTGAAGCATTTCTGGCGCTGTTCGGCGCCGGGATGAGCGCCAGCAAGCCTGCGATGCTGCATATCGACACCCCCGAACCGATCGTCGAGGCCTATCGCGAGGCCTTTGCACAGGCTCTGCAGGACCCCGAGTTGATCGCCCGCTCGGCCGAGATCCTTGGCGAATATGAACAAGGCATCGGCGACAACTTAGCGGGCATGTTCCGCGTTGCCACGACTATCTCTCCCGAAGCCCGGGAATGGGCGCAGACCTATCTGCGCGACCGCTACCAGATCGAGTTCTGA
- a CDS encoding GntR family transcriptional regulator codes for MPPSPTSRSRIGPHLAADIAAHIAADSLPEGAHLRTADLARRFAVSRWPVEQALKELAETGHVRHEPNRGFFVRQNGPAAPAMPPDPVHSAYLRLAVLLTEQAIGPQVTEQEIRDRFALTKRQTSDLMGRLIREGIAEKRAGYGWNINIELTAPDALAHTTQMRLILEPAALRLPCYHLPAEDIARLRRVEHELLDGTIDRAPPDALYLRGAQFHEAVMAGAGNPFMLQALMRVNRVRRLLTYRAMEDRERYYRQSREHLAILDLIAAGDHIGAAFQMEAHLRKVRHSLSALGFIAAQDVAASHPD; via the coding sequence TTGCCCCCCTCGCCTACCTCACGCAGCCGCATTGGCCCGCATCTTGCCGCCGATATCGCCGCCCATATCGCCGCCGATTCCCTGCCCGAGGGGGCGCATCTGCGCACCGCCGATCTGGCCCGGCGATTCGCAGTGTCACGCTGGCCGGTGGAACAGGCGCTGAAAGAACTGGCCGAAACTGGGCATGTCCGCCATGAGCCGAACCGCGGCTTCTTCGTCCGCCAGAACGGACCCGCAGCGCCCGCGATGCCGCCCGACCCGGTGCACTCGGCCTATTTGCGGTTGGCCGTCCTGCTGACCGAACAGGCCATCGGCCCGCAGGTCACCGAGCAGGAGATCCGCGACCGGTTCGCCCTGACCAAGCGGCAGACATCAGACCTGATGGGCCGCCTGATCCGCGAGGGGATCGCCGAAAAGCGCGCCGGTTACGGCTGGAACATCAACATCGAACTGACTGCACCCGACGCGCTGGCCCATACGACGCAGATGCGGCTGATCCTGGAACCCGCCGCCTTGCGCCTGCCCTGCTATCACCTTCCCGCCGAGGATATCGCCCGTCTGCGCCGCGTAGAACACGAGCTGCTGGACGGCACCATCGACCGCGCGCCCCCCGACGCGCTGTACTTGCGCGGCGCGCAGTTTCATGAGGCAGTCATGGCGGGCGCGGGCAATCCCTTCATGCTACAGGCGCTAATGCGGGTGAACCGGGTGCGGCGGCTGCTGACCTATCGCGCGATGGAAGACCGTGAACGCTACTACCGCCAGTCGCGCGAACATCTGGCCATCCTGGATTTGATTGCCGCGGGCGATCACATAGGCGCCGCTTTTCAGATGGAGGCGCATCTGCGCAAGGTTCGCCACAGCCTGTCGGCGCTCGGATTTATCGCAGCGCAGGACGTGGCCGCGTCGCATCCCGACTAG
- a CDS encoding MBL fold metallo-hydrolase, producing MTVLADICGYQVDLLVQGFPGKSLENGGLGWSAVVLLRGRGRVILVDTGSFSVRKTLLARLAERGIARHDVTDILLTHAHYDHMMNWTLFPAASVAICGAELDHALAEPIETSLCAELYVRALAESPQLRRLTPGAEALPGIAAIAAPGHTPHHLSFVLDDGAGRVILAADAVKNRAELLAAAGDSTQDGAASSATIANIADLWRARSGAIIVCGHDLPLLNDGDGGTYLGTRRAGILCWFGASLDDSRRIALSTNGDSP from the coding sequence ATGACCGTTCTTGCCGATATCTGCGGCTATCAGGTCGACCTACTGGTCCAAGGCTTTCCTGGCAAGTCGCTGGAGAATGGCGGCCTGGGGTGGAGCGCGGTCGTCCTGCTGCGCGGGCGGGGCAGGGTGATCCTGGTCGATACTGGATCGTTTTCCGTACGCAAGACTCTACTGGCGCGCCTAGCCGAACGCGGCATCGCGCGCCATGACGTGACCGACATCCTGCTGACCCATGCCCATTACGACCACATGATGAACTGGACCCTGTTCCCCGCGGCCTCGGTCGCTATCTGCGGGGCCGAGTTGGACCACGCCTTGGCTGAACCTATCGAGACGTCGCTTTGCGCGGAACTGTATGTCCGCGCGCTGGCGGAATCGCCGCAGTTGCGGCGCCTGACGCCGGGAGCCGAGGCGCTGCCCGGAATTGCCGCCATCGCCGCGCCCGGCCACACCCCACACCACCTGTCGTTTGTTCTGGACGACGGGGCAGGGCGTGTCATCCTGGCCGCGGATGCGGTCAAGAACCGGGCCGAACTGCTGGCGGCCGCAGGCGACTCGACTCAGGACGGGGCGGCCAGCAGCGCGACCATTGCCAACATTGCCGATCTGTGGCGGGCGCGGTCCGGCGCGATCATTGTCTGCGGCCATGACCTGCCGCTGCTGAACGACGGCGATGGTGGGACCTATCTGGGCACGCGCCGGGCCGGCATCCTGTGCTGGTTCGGGGCGTCACTTGATGACAGCCGCCGCATTGCCCTTTCCACGAATGGAG
- a CDS encoding alpha/beta fold hydrolase: MSRTVQTGFAHAADGIGLHWRHYPAERPRARVVLIHALAMDGSTWAGVIDALPEEVSAITVDCRGHGISDTGTDDFTLTQFADDIVAVLDAAGWERAVIAGCSMGGCVAQAVAAHHPYRTAGLVLIDTTASYGPDASANWAARADKAGASGLESLLPFQRERWFSDAFRAGQPDRVAETEAVFLRNDLSAYVRSCTMLGRADLRCVLAGLCVPAAVLVGSDDRATTPDMARDLVAAIPGATLQVLEGARHFTPIERPAAIAQAITTIADRSGQVLP; the protein is encoded by the coding sequence ATGTCCCGAACCGTCCAGACCGGATTTGCCCATGCGGCCGATGGCATTGGCCTGCACTGGCGCCACTATCCTGCGGAACGACCGCGCGCACGCGTCGTCCTGATCCACGCCCTGGCGATGGACGGGAGCACATGGGCCGGGGTGATCGATGCCCTGCCTGAGGAGGTCTCCGCCATCACCGTCGACTGTCGCGGCCATGGCATATCCGATACTGGGACGGACGACTTTACGTTGACGCAGTTCGCCGATGACATCGTGGCGGTCCTTGACGCAGCCGGTTGGGAGCGGGCGGTGATCGCGGGTTGTTCGATGGGCGGCTGCGTGGCCCAGGCCGTCGCGGCCCATCACCCCTACCGCACCGCAGGGCTTGTGCTGATAGACACGACTGCATCGTACGGCCCGGATGCCAGCGCAAACTGGGCCGCGCGAGCCGACAAGGCGGGGGCGTCGGGTCTGGAAAGCCTGCTGCCCTTTCAGCGCGAACGCTGGTTCTCAGACGCGTTCCGCGCGGGACAGCCGGACCGCGTGGCGGAAACCGAAGCCGTGTTCCTGCGTAACGATCTTTCGGCCTATGTGCGCAGCTGTACCATGCTAGGCCGCGCGGATCTGCGTTGCGTCCTTGCCGGGCTTTGCGTTCCCGCGGCGGTGCTGGTCGGGTCCGACGACCGTGCTACGACCCCCGACATGGCCCGTGATCTGGTTGCCGCGATTCCTGGTGCCACACTGCAGGTCCTGGAGGGCGCGCGGCATTTCACGCCCATCGAACGCCCGGCCGCCATCGCCCAAGCTATCACGACGATCGCTGATCGCAGCGGGCAGGTCCTCCCATGA
- a CDS encoding Ldh family oxidoreductase: MPQQNQVFTEAVLTDAVTGIFATHGVPQADARRVAKCLVLADLRGVSSHGVSRVPIYLDRLRRGLVKAAPNMVLDRPMSVAARLDADNALGFVAATRAMAEAVDMARVHGMGMCAVRRSTHFGMAANYLLQATDAGMAAFVFTNASRAMPIWGGRAPFLGTSPFAFAAPAGERPVVLDMALSVVARGKVRRAAARGEPIPLGWALDADGNPTTDAQKGYEGVVLPLAGPKGSGLSLMMEIMAGVMSGSAFGGAVGNQYSDFDAPQDAGHVFLAFRPDLFLEPGHYETRIKELIRRAKDQPRAAGVEEIMMPGEIEARATLARRRDGIRLDGEDLRLLAQEAARAGVPLPQ, from the coding sequence ATGCCGCAGCAAAACCAAGTGTTCACCGAGGCCGTGCTGACTGACGCCGTCACCGGGATATTTGCAACCCACGGCGTGCCTCAGGCAGATGCCCGGCGCGTGGCCAAATGCCTTGTTCTGGCCGATTTGCGCGGGGTGTCGTCACACGGAGTGTCGCGCGTGCCGATCTATCTCGATCGCCTGCGCCGTGGCTTGGTCAAGGCAGCGCCCAACATGGTGCTGGACCGCCCGATGTCGGTCGCGGCCCGGCTGGATGCGGATAATGCGCTTGGCTTCGTCGCCGCCACCCGCGCTATGGCCGAGGCCGTGGACATGGCCCGCGTTCACGGCATGGGCATGTGCGCAGTGCGCCGGTCGACGCATTTTGGGATGGCCGCGAACTATCTGCTGCAGGCGACCGATGCGGGGATGGCGGCGTTTGTCTTTACCAACGCGTCCCGCGCAATGCCGATCTGGGGCGGGCGGGCACCGTTTCTGGGAACTAGCCCATTTGCCTTTGCAGCGCCCGCGGGCGAGCGCCCTGTAGTCCTGGACATGGCCCTGTCGGTCGTGGCCCGGGGCAAGGTGCGCCGCGCCGCTGCGCGCGGGGAGCCGATCCCGCTTGGCTGGGCGCTGGACGCCGACGGAAACCCCACCACCGACGCCCAGAAGGGATACGAGGGGGTCGTCCTACCGCTGGCCGGGCCCAAAGGCTCCGGGCTGTCCCTGATGATGGAGATCATGGCAGGGGTGATGTCCGGCTCCGCCTTTGGCGGCGCGGTGGGCAACCAGTACAGCGATTTCGATGCCCCCCAGGATGCGGGTCATGTCTTCCTGGCCTTCCGTCCGGACCTGTTCCTGGAACCCGGCCATTACGAGACCCGAATAAAGGAGCTGATCCGCCGCGCCAAGGACCAGCCCCGCGCCGCCGGCGTGGAGGAAATCATGATGCCAGGAGAGATCGAGGCCCGCGCCACCCTGGCCCGCAGGCGCGACGGCATCCGCCTTGATGGCGAGGATCTGCGCTTGCTGGCGCAGGAGGCTGCTCGCGCGGGTGTTCCGCTGCCGCAGTGA
- a CDS encoding tripartite tricarboxylate transporter permease encodes MVTDAILSALGTVLTFQHIQYLMIGVLTGLVVGVLPGLGGIVGMSLLLPFVYGMEPTLALAMLIGILPVLSTSDTFASILMGIPGSSASQATILDGFPLAKKGQAARALSAAFSASFIGGLFGALVLTVCVLIARPLILSFGAAELFMLTMFGLSMVGALSGSSLAKGVAACAAGLALGAVGAAPATGEYRMEFGSLYLMNGVPLVIVGLALFAIPEIGDLLRRNSSIAQEGSALGAGWSQGLKDTWMYRWLTLRLAALGALLGMIPGLGGSVVDWIAYGHVVQTSRDKSQFGKGDIRGVIAVEATTASKDGGGLVPTLLFGIPGSGSMAIFLAGMILIGLQPGPSMVTTNLDVTYTIVWSLAIANVLGTALCILLAPAIAKVTVVRYPLVAPFMILVITFAAFQPNRSLYDLVALVVLGIVGMMLRRFGWPRPAFLIGFVLATQAERYLYQALQFSGWNAFQRPIVLIIGAIIVLSVGFSMYSQKKSGSKIEVEGKSAVTLTQSMWPQVAFTIGIMALFVFTFVETINLSQLGRIFPVSIAVVGMGAAAMVLWPQIRGNRTSGAVFDAESKEVSDQLGPMTPLKYIGWLVGFVATIALVGYFLAVILFFLAFLRIVAKSGWVQTLLLTLMGAIILLILTSALNLILPEGLLQNHFYDRLPWPLVS; translated from the coding sequence ATGGTTACTGACGCAATTCTCTCTGCACTCGGTACTGTGCTGACGTTCCAACACATCCAGTACTTGATGATCGGCGTCCTGACCGGCCTGGTTGTGGGGGTGCTGCCCGGCCTGGGCGGCATCGTCGGGATGTCGCTGCTGCTACCCTTTGTTTATGGCATGGAACCGACGCTGGCGCTGGCGATGCTGATCGGCATCCTGCCGGTCCTGTCCACCTCGGACACCTTTGCCTCGATCCTAATGGGGATCCCGGGGTCGTCGGCCTCTCAAGCGACGATCTTGGACGGATTTCCGCTGGCCAAGAAGGGCCAAGCCGCTCGCGCGCTCAGCGCGGCGTTCTCGGCTTCGTTCATCGGCGGCCTGTTCGGGGCCCTGGTCCTGACGGTCTGCGTGCTAATTGCACGTCCGCTGATCCTGTCCTTTGGCGCGGCAGAACTGTTCATGCTGACCATGTTCGGCCTGTCGATGGTCGGCGCGCTGTCTGGCTCCAGCCTGGCCAAGGGCGTCGCCGCCTGCGCCGCGGGGCTTGCACTTGGCGCTGTCGGTGCGGCACCCGCCACGGGCGAATACCGGATGGAGTTCGGGTCGCTTTACCTGATGAATGGCGTGCCGCTGGTCATTGTGGGCCTGGCGCTGTTTGCCATCCCGGAAATCGGCGACCTGCTGCGCCGCAACAGCTCCATCGCCCAGGAAGGTTCAGCCCTTGGCGCCGGGTGGTCCCAAGGGTTGAAGGACACTTGGATGTACCGCTGGCTGACGCTGCGCCTCGCGGCACTTGGCGCGTTGCTGGGAATGATCCCGGGTCTGGGCGGATCGGTCGTCGACTGGATTGCCTATGGCCATGTCGTGCAGACGTCGCGTGACAAAAGCCAGTTTGGCAAGGGCGACATCCGCGGCGTCATCGCGGTGGAGGCGACCACCGCGTCCAAGGACGGCGGCGGTCTGGTGCCGACTCTGCTGTTCGGCATTCCCGGTTCGGGATCGATGGCGATCTTTTTGGCCGGCATGATCCTGATCGGCCTGCAGCCGGGGCCGTCGATGGTCACCACCAACCTGGACGTGACCTATACGATCGTCTGGTCGCTGGCGATCGCCAACGTCTTGGGCACAGCACTATGCATCCTGCTCGCGCCTGCCATCGCCAAAGTCACGGTCGTCCGCTATCCTTTGGTCGCGCCGTTCATGATTTTGGTGATCACCTTTGCGGCCTTCCAGCCCAACCGCTCGTTGTACGATCTGGTGGCGCTGGTGGTCCTGGGGATTGTGGGCATGATGCTGCGCCGGTTCGGCTGGCCGCGCCCGGCCTTCCTGATCGGGTTCGTGCTGGCCACGCAGGCCGAACGCTATCTGTACCAGGCGCTGCAGTTCTCAGGGTGGAACGCCTTCCAGCGTCCTATCGTGCTGATCATTGGAGCGATTATCGTGCTATCTGTTGGCTTCAGCATGTATTCGCAGAAAAAAAGCGGCAGCAAGATTGAGGTCGAGGGCAAGTCGGCCGTGACCCTGACCCAGTCCATGTGGCCGCAGGTCGCGTTCACGATAGGCATCATGGCGCTGTTCGTCTTCACATTCGTCGAGACGATTAATCTATCGCAGTTGGGCCGCATCTTCCCGGTCAGCATCGCAGTCGTGGGCATGGGTGCCGCTGCCATGGTGCTGTGGCCGCAGATCCGCGGCAACCGGACCAGCGGCGCAGTGTTCGACGCGGAGTCAAAGGAGGTCTCGGACCAGTTGGGTCCAATGACACCGCTGAAATATATCGGCTGGTTAGTGGGCTTTGTCGCCACCATCGCGCTGGTTGGCTATTTCCTGGCCGTCATCTTGTTTTTCCTGGCCTTTCTGCGCATCGTTGCCAAGTCAGGCTGGGTGCAGACCCTGCTGCTGACGCTGATGGGGGCGATCATCCTGCTGATCCTGACATCGGCACTAAACCTGATCCTGCCCGAAGGCCTGCTGCAGAACCATTTCTATGACCGGCTGCCCTGGCCGTTAGTGTCCTGA
- a CDS encoding Bug family tripartite tricarboxylate transporter substrate binding protein, whose protein sequence is MQATLGRLKGAVAVAFVVASITAAAPVAAQEVDFSGQTVEWWVPFSEGGGSDVWARFFAPYLSRHLPGNPNVIIRNVPGGGSITGTNEFAARARPNGLQLLGTSGSTQFPFLLGDTRVRYDYADFEPVLVSPTGGVVYVPASAGVADASELGELVDTELVYASQGATSLDLVPMLAFEVMGLNVRHVFGMTGRGDGRLAFERGEATIDYQTSSAYLTNVAPLVEEGSAVPLFSYGVLDAEGNVQRDPSFPEIPHFVEAYEMMHGEPPSGVAFEAYKAFFGSGFAAQKPAMLPGNTPENIVQAYRDAFSAAAEDPELIASSGEVLGDYDQAVGDQVVDLYKVATTIDPEAREWVRTYLSENHSVMLD, encoded by the coding sequence ATGCAAGCAACACTGGGTCGCCTGAAAGGCGCCGTCGCCGTCGCATTCGTGGTCGCCAGCATCACCGCCGCAGCCCCCGTCGCCGCACAAGAGGTCGATTTCTCGGGGCAGACCGTTGAATGGTGGGTGCCCTTCTCGGAAGGCGGCGGTTCGGATGTCTGGGCACGGTTCTTCGCCCCCTATCTGTCACGGCACCTACCGGGCAATCCAAACGTGATCATCCGCAACGTCCCCGGCGGCGGCTCGATCACTGGGACCAACGAATTCGCCGCTCGCGCTCGCCCGAACGGGCTGCAGCTGCTGGGTACGTCGGGATCGACGCAGTTCCCTTTCCTGCTCGGCGACACGCGCGTGCGTTATGACTATGCCGATTTCGAACCGGTGCTGGTCTCGCCCACGGGCGGCGTGGTCTATGTTCCCGCCAGCGCCGGCGTTGCCGACGCGTCCGAACTGGGCGAGCTGGTTGACACCGAACTAGTCTATGCCAGCCAAGGCGCGACCTCGTTGGACCTGGTGCCAATGCTGGCCTTCGAAGTGATGGGCCTGAACGTGCGCCACGTCTTCGGCATGACCGGCCGCGGTGACGGCCGCCTGGCCTTCGAACGTGGAGAGGCGACGATCGACTATCAGACTTCGTCCGCCTACCTGACAAACGTCGCCCCGTTGGTCGAGGAAGGCTCTGCCGTGCCGCTGTTCTCGTACGGAGTGCTGGATGCGGAAGGCAACGTGCAGCGCGACCCGTCCTTCCCCGAGATCCCGCATTTCGTCGAAGCCTACGAGATGATGCATGGTGAGCCTCCCTCGGGCGTGGCCTTCGAGGCGTACAAGGCGTTCTTCGGATCGGGTTTCGCCGCACAAAAGCCTGCGATGCTGCCTGGCAACACACCCGAAAACATCGTGCAGGCCTATCGCGATGCGTTCAGCGCCGCAGCCGAAGATCCCGAATTGATTGCCAGTTCAGGGGAAGTCCTCGGCGATTACGACCAAGCGGTGGGTGACCAAGTCGTCGACCTATACAAGGTCGCAACCACCATCGACCCCGAAGCCCGCGAATGGGTTCGCACCTATCTGAGCGAGAACCACAGCGTGATGTTGGACTGA